Proteins encoded by one window of Roseibium sp. Sym1:
- the mdh gene encoding malate dehydrogenase, with translation MARNKIALIGSGQIGGTLAHLAGLKELGDIVLFDIAEGMPQGKALDLAESSPVDGFDAKLAGANSYEAIEGSDVVIVTAGVPRKPGMSRDDLLEINLKVMEQVGAGIAKYAPNAFVICITNPLDAMVWALQKFSGLPKNKVVGMAGVLDSARFRYFLADEFNVSVEDVTAFVLGGHGDTMVPLIRYSTVAGIPLPDLVKMGWCTAERLEEIVQRTRDGGAEIVGLLKTGSAFYAPASSAIAMAESYLKDKKRVVPCAAALDGQYGLKDTYVGVPVVIGADGVERVIEIDLQGEEKTNFDKSVASVDGLVEACKKIQPALA, from the coding sequence ATGGCGCGGAACAAGATTGCCTTGATCGGCTCAGGTCAGATCGGCGGCACGCTCGCTCATCTGGCAGGTTTGAAGGAACTGGGAGACATCGTACTCTTCGACATCGCGGAAGGCATGCCCCAGGGCAAGGCGCTCGATCTCGCCGAGTCCTCCCCGGTCGACGGCTTTGACGCCAAACTGGCGGGTGCCAACAGCTACGAAGCCATCGAAGGTTCCGATGTTGTCATCGTCACCGCCGGTGTGCCGCGCAAGCCTGGCATGAGCCGCGACGACCTTCTGGAAATCAACCTGAAGGTCATGGAGCAGGTCGGCGCCGGCATCGCGAAATACGCCCCGAACGCCTTTGTCATCTGCATCACCAACCCGCTCGACGCTATGGTCTGGGCGCTGCAGAAATTCTCCGGCCTGCCGAAGAACAAGGTCGTCGGCATGGCCGGCGTGCTCGACAGCGCCCGCTTCCGCTACTTCCTGGCCGATGAATTCAACGTCTCCGTTGAAGACGTCACCGCCTTCGTTCTGGGCGGCCACGGCGACACCATGGTGCCGCTGATCCGCTACTCCACCGTTGCAGGCATCCCGCTGCCGGATCTGGTCAAGATGGGCTGGTGCACCGCCGAGCGCCTGGAAGAGATCGTCCAGCGCACCCGTGACGGCGGCGCCGAGATCGTCGGCCTCCTGAAGACCGGCTCCGCGTTCTATGCCCCGGCCTCCTCCGCCATCGCCATGGCCGAGAGCTACCTGAAGGACAAGAAGCGCGTCGTGCCCTGTGCCGCCGCTCTCGACGGCCAATACGGCCTCAAGGACACCTATGTCGGCGTGCCGGTCGTGATCGGCGCCGACGGCGTCGAACGCGTCATCGAGATCGATCTCCAGGGCGAGGAAAAGACCAATTTCGACAAGTCGGTCGCATCGGTCGACGGTCTCGTCGAGGCCTGCAAGAAGATCCAGCCGGCGCTGGCTTAA
- a CDS encoding protease inhibitor Inh/omp19 family protein — protein MMRAGKLVSVVLLLVLAAGCQRFSRGPNYAAPLPATPTTPVDSGALNPLDPNAPPGSDPNNPLAQPADLASNPVAAPAGAKEVGRTDLLGGWKVSSAGDNCMAFMTLTTWSGGYRANTRGCASPTLSGISAWDLNGNQVVLKDGSGVIVAQLYSSAPGQFNGQTSTGVPISLYR, from the coding sequence ATGATGCGCGCGGGAAAATTGGTATCGGTTGTCCTCCTGTTGGTTCTGGCCGCTGGCTGTCAGCGTTTTTCCAGGGGCCCCAACTATGCGGCGCCGTTGCCGGCAACTCCGACCACGCCGGTCGATTCCGGAGCGTTGAACCCGCTTGATCCGAATGCACCTCCGGGTTCGGATCCCAACAATCCGTTGGCGCAACCGGCCGACCTGGCGAGCAATCCCGTTGCCGCGCCTGCCGGCGCCAAGGAAGTTGGCCGTACCGATCTTCTGGGTGGCTGGAAAGTGTCTTCGGCCGGGGACAACTGCATGGCCTTCATGACCCTGACAACGTGGTCCGGCGGCTACCGGGCAAATACCAGAGGTTGTGCCAGCCCGACCCTGTCCGGCATCTCCGCCTGGGATCTCAACGGCAATCAGGTGGTCCTCAAGGACGGCTCCGGCGTGATCGTGGCGCAGCTTTATTCCAGCGCTCCCGGGCAGTTTAACGGTCAAACATCGACCGGCGTGCCGATCTCGCTCTACCGTTAA
- a CDS encoding GrpB family protein: MALILIAHEPGWIRQAGELIDTLSELLAPDVLRLDHVGSTAVPALAAKPKLHIDVVAKTGIPPERLRARLQPFGYVDHGHRFSNDEIQMTRPTACPRGGPSARSPSAIRSHRLCLCTATAKAAPRRRRFRDALLASPELAWQYQELKLRLAEEAGTPPDWDHYTSGKTAFIEAVLAGAR, translated from the coding sequence ATGGCCCTCATACTAATTGCGCATGAGCCCGGCTGGATCCGGCAAGCCGGCGAACTCATCGACACGCTGTCCGAACTGCTCGCGCCGGATGTCCTGCGGCTTGACCATGTCGGCTCCACCGCCGTTCCCGCACTGGCGGCAAAACCCAAGTTGCACATCGACGTTGTCGCAAAGACCGGCATCCCGCCGGAGCGGCTGCGCGCCCGGTTGCAGCCCTTCGGATATGTCGATCACGGCCACCGTTTCAGCAATGACGAGATCCAGATGACCCGGCCGACAGCCTGTCCGCGCGGCGGGCCGTCCGCGCGGTCTCCGTCGGCCATCAGGTCTCACCGGCTGTGCCTGTGCACCGCCACCGCCAAGGCCGCGCCACGCCGCCGCCGGTTCCGTGATGCGCTGCTGGCATCCCCGGAACTCGCTTGGCAATACCAGGAACTGAAACTAAGGCTGGCGGAAGAGGCCGGAACTCCACCGGACTGGGATCACTACACGTCCGGAAAAACGGCTTTCATCGAAGCCGTGCTCGCCGGGGCGCGCTGA
- a CDS encoding DUF7662 domain-containing protein, whose translation MSKYEPLREHLARRDDVVWAAKLNEVEEIIGSTLPKSAREHRTWWANSGGSLVHQNAWLDAGWRVERTDLMRDVIVFRRLRIGGTVAGTASRVERTARSPQKVAEKRLAKEMLSLRQPATVTLRSEWTTLGDVQRTPCSNAAIPQEGGVLRFASLNDDEVVTVIVATLAVQKAYRSLRMEMKGLENDTDSPVGRDLCQKTGIDPKAPIECDVVKSGNAWLLTDGRGRKANLDDQSECYLVAQLLYLQEVQSGRKATLLLR comes from the coding sequence ATGTCAAAATATGAACCTTTACGCGAACACTTGGCCCGGCGCGACGATGTCGTCTGGGCTGCCAAGCTGAATGAAGTGGAAGAGATCATCGGGTCCACGCTTCCCAAGAGTGCCCGGGAGCACCGGACCTGGTGGGCGAATTCCGGCGGCAGCCTGGTGCATCAGAATGCCTGGCTCGATGCCGGGTGGCGGGTGGAACGCACCGACCTGATGCGCGACGTCATTGTCTTCCGCCGGCTGCGGATTGGCGGAACCGTCGCAGGTACCGCCAGCCGGGTGGAGCGGACAGCCCGGTCGCCCCAGAAGGTCGCCGAGAAACGGCTCGCCAAGGAAATGCTGTCCCTGCGCCAGCCGGCAACCGTGACGCTGCGTTCCGAATGGACCACGCTCGGAGATGTTCAGCGGACCCCCTGTTCCAACGCCGCGATTCCCCAGGAAGGCGGAGTGCTCAGGTTCGCCTCGCTGAATGATGACGAGGTCGTCACCGTCATTGTTGCGACCTTGGCCGTGCAGAAGGCCTATCGCAGCCTGCGCATGGAAATGAAGGGCCTGGAAAACGACACCGACAGCCCGGTCGGGCGGGACTTGTGCCAAAAGACCGGCATTGATCCCAAGGCGCCGATCGAGTGCGACGTGGTCAAATCCGGTAACGCCTGGCTCCTGACGGACGGACGTGGCCGCAAGGCGAACCTGGACGACCAGTCCGAATGTTATCTGGTGGCCCAGCTTCTTTATCTTCAGGAGGTACAGAGCGGCCGCAAGGCGACCTTGCTGCTGCGCTAG
- a CDS encoding MAPEG family protein yields MPIALWCVLVAAILPMLSALPAKMNRSYDNSRPRDPDYWREGFRARAQWAQANGFEAFPLFAVSVFVALSQGGDPEWIDRLAILFVLLRLIYVFCYWTDRSSPRSIAWGAAFLTCVALFTSSLWS; encoded by the coding sequence ATGCCAATTGCCCTCTGGTGTGTTCTCGTGGCCGCAATCCTGCCGATGCTGTCGGCCCTGCCCGCCAAGATGAACCGTTCCTACGACAATTCCCGGCCGCGCGATCCGGACTACTGGCGCGAAGGCTTCCGGGCCCGTGCCCAATGGGCCCAGGCCAACGGCTTCGAGGCGTTTCCCTTGTTTGCGGTCTCGGTGTTCGTGGCCCTGAGCCAGGGAGGCGATCCGGAATGGATCGACAGGCTGGCGATCCTTTTTGTTTTGCTGAGACTGATTTACGTGTTTTGCTACTGGACGGACAGGTCCTCGCCCCGCTCAATCGCCTGGGGTGCCGCATTCCTGACTTGCGTGGCCCTGTTTACCAGTTCCCTGTGGAGCTGA
- a CDS encoding GNAT family N-acetyltransferase, translated as MRTTDQTTDTLPARRQTASQRQIAEHHIVDTLIAERGKLVMASPWWPVIKPFAHKILRYRSAVDMADTIASMEALDVFAHLSDLLTLNVTTLGLERVPETGPVVLVSNHPTGIADGVVLYDAIKPRRDDLSIFANRDAIRINPRLADMIVPVEWRADFKSRQKSKETLKLASSAFSKERVVVLFPSGRLAYWHDGKLTERPWMSSALALARKNKAPIIPMHMGGRNSGLFYFLARVSTELRDMTVFNELLNKKNARFNVHFGKPIRPERLEGDLGELTEQMRVHCAETLAEDPDAEF; from the coding sequence GTGCGGACAACCGACCAGACGACAGACACCTTGCCGGCGCGCCGTCAGACGGCGTCCCAACGGCAGATTGCCGAACACCATATAGTTGATACCCTGATTGCGGAACGCGGCAAGCTTGTGATGGCGAGCCCCTGGTGGCCGGTCATCAAACCCTTCGCTCACAAGATTCTTCGCTACAGGTCCGCGGTGGACATGGCGGACACGATCGCATCCATGGAAGCGCTGGACGTCTTTGCCCATCTGAGCGACCTCCTGACACTGAACGTCACCACGCTTGGCCTGGAACGGGTGCCGGAAACAGGACCGGTGGTGCTGGTCTCCAACCATCCGACCGGCATCGCCGACGGTGTCGTGCTCTACGACGCCATCAAGCCACGGCGCGACGACCTGTCCATCTTTGCCAATCGCGATGCCATCCGGATCAATCCGCGCCTGGCCGACATGATCGTGCCGGTCGAATGGCGTGCCGACTTCAAGAGCCGGCAGAAGTCCAAGGAAACGCTCAAACTGGCCTCGTCCGCCTTTTCGAAGGAACGTGTGGTGGTGCTGTTCCCTTCCGGACGGCTGGCCTACTGGCATGACGGCAAGCTCACCGAACGTCCCTGGATGAGTTCCGCACTGGCGCTCGCGCGCAAGAACAAGGCTCCGATCATTCCCATGCATATGGGCGGCCGCAATTCCGGCCTGTTCTATTTCCTGGCCCGCGTGTCCACCGAATTGCGTGACATGACGGTGTTCAATGAATTGCTCAACAAGAAGAACGCCAGGTTCAACGTCCATTTCGGCAAGCCGATCCGGCCGGAACGGCTTGAAGGCGACCTGGGCGAGCTGACGGAGCAGATGCGCGTACACTGCGCAGAGACACTGGCGGAGGATCCGGACGCCGAGTTCTGA
- the sucD gene encoding succinate--CoA ligase subunit alpha, with protein MSILVNKDTKIIVQGLTGKTGTFHTEQALEYYGTKMVAGVHPKKGGETWGSVESAAQLPIFASVGEAKEATGADASVIYVPPAGAGAAIIEAIEAEVPFIVCITEGIPVADMVKVKAKLDKSKSRLLGPNCPGILTPEECKIGIMPGSIFKKGSVGVVSRSGTLTYEAVYQTTVAGLGQTTAVGIGGDPVKGTEFIDVLEMFLADDATESIIMIGEIGGSAEEEAAQFLKDEARKGRKKPMAGFIAGRTAPPGRTMGHAGAVISGGKGGAEDKIAAMEDAGIKVSPSPAKLGETLLEVLKG; from the coding sequence ATGTCCATCCTCGTCAATAAAGACACGAAAATCATCGTTCAGGGCCTGACCGGCAAGACCGGCACGTTCCACACGGAACAGGCGCTTGAATATTACGGCACCAAGATGGTCGCCGGTGTTCACCCGAAAAAGGGTGGCGAGACCTGGGGCAGCGTCGAAAGCGCTGCCCAGCTTCCGATCTTTGCCTCCGTCGGCGAGGCCAAGGAAGCCACAGGCGCGGACGCGTCCGTGATCTACGTCCCGCCGGCAGGCGCGGGCGCCGCGATCATCGAGGCGATCGAGGCGGAAGTGCCGTTCATCGTCTGCATCACCGAGGGCATTCCGGTGGCCGACATGGTCAAGGTCAAGGCCAAGCTGGACAAGTCCAAGTCGCGCCTGCTCGGTCCGAACTGCCCGGGCATCCTGACCCCGGAAGAGTGCAAGATCGGCATCATGCCGGGCTCCATCTTCAAGAAGGGCTCCGTCGGCGTGGTCTCCCGCTCCGGCACGCTGACCTATGAAGCGGTCTACCAGACCACTGTCGCCGGCCTCGGCCAGACGACCGCTGTCGGCATCGGCGGCGACCCGGTCAAGGGCACCGAGTTCATCGACGTCCTGGAAATGTTCCTGGCAGACGACGCGACCGAGTCGATCATCATGATCGGCGAGATCGGCGGTTCGGCGGAAGAAGAGGCCGCGCAGTTCCTCAAGGACGAAGCCAGGAAGGGCCGCAAGAAGCCGATGGCCGGTTTCATTGCCGGCCGCACGGCGCCTCCGGGCCGCACCATGGGCCATGCCGGTGCCGTGATTTCCGGCGGCAAGGGCGGCGCGGAAGACAAGATCGCCGCCATGGAAGATGCCGGCATCAAGGTGTCGCCGTCGCCTGCGAAGCTCGGCGAGACCCTTCTTGAGGTCCTGAAGGGCTAA
- the sucC gene encoding ADP-forming succinate--CoA ligase subunit beta, translating into MNIHEYQAKAVLKEFGAPVAEGVAIFSADEAEAAAKKLPGPLWVVKSQIHAGGRGKGKFKELSEDAKGGVRLAFSLEEVVANAKEMLGNTLVTKQTGAAGKTVNRLYIEDGADIERELYLSILVDRTVGRPAFVVSTEGGMDIEAVAEETPEKIITLPIDPETGVTAADAGTLCDALELTGAAREDGMTLFPILHKAFVEKDMSLLEVNPLIVMKDGHLRVLDAKVSFDGNALFRHPDIMELRDVTEEDDKEIEASKHDLAYVALDGDIGCMVNGAGLAMATMDIIKLYGAEPANFLDVGGGASKEKVTAAFKIITSDPNVKGILVNIFGGIMRCDVIAEGVVAAVKEVGLQVPLVVRLEGTNVELGKTIINESGLNVIAADDLDDAAQKIVKAVKGGA; encoded by the coding sequence ATGAACATTCATGAATACCAGGCCAAGGCAGTGCTGAAGGAATTCGGCGCTCCGGTCGCAGAAGGTGTCGCCATTTTCTCGGCCGACGAAGCCGAAGCGGCAGCCAAGAAACTTCCCGGACCGCTCTGGGTCGTCAAGTCCCAGATCCATGCGGGCGGCCGCGGCAAGGGCAAGTTCAAGGAACTGTCCGAAGACGCCAAGGGCGGTGTCCGCCTCGCTTTCTCCCTCGAGGAAGTCGTCGCCAACGCCAAGGAAATGCTCGGCAACACGCTGGTGACCAAGCAGACCGGTGCGGCCGGCAAGACCGTCAACCGTCTCTATATCGAAGACGGCGCCGACATCGAGCGTGAGCTTTATCTCTCCATCCTGGTCGACCGCACAGTCGGACGTCCGGCCTTCGTCGTTTCCACCGAGGGCGGCATGGACATCGAGGCGGTTGCCGAAGAGACCCCCGAGAAAATCATCACCCTGCCGATCGACCCGGAGACCGGTGTCACGGCAGCCGATGCCGGCACGCTCTGCGACGCCCTGGAACTGACCGGTGCGGCCCGCGAAGACGGCATGACCCTGTTCCCGATCCTGCACAAGGCCTTTGTCGAAAAAGACATGAGCCTCCTGGAAGTGAACCCGCTGATCGTCATGAAGGACGGCCACCTGCGCGTTCTCGACGCCAAGGTCTCCTTCGACGGCAACGCGCTGTTCCGTCATCCGGACATCATGGAACTGCGCGACGTCACCGAGGAAGACGACAAGGAAATCGAGGCGTCCAAGCACGATCTCGCCTATGTCGCCCTCGACGGTGACATCGGCTGCATGGTCAACGGCGCGGGCCTTGCCATGGCGACCATGGACATCATCAAGCTCTACGGCGCCGAGCCGGCCAACTTCCTCGATGTGGGCGGCGGCGCTTCCAAGGAGAAGGTGACGGCCGCGTTCAAGATCATCACCTCCGATCCGAACGTGAAGGGCATCCTGGTCAACATCTTCGGCGGCATCATGCGCTGCGACGTGATCGCGGAAGGCGTGGTCGCGGCCGTCAAGGAAGTCGGCCTGCAGGTTCCGCTCGTTGTCCGCCTGGAAGGCACCAACGTGGAACTCGGCAAGACGATCATCAACGAAAGCGGTCTCAACGTGATCGCCGCCGATGATCTCGACGACGCCGCCCAGAAAATCGTGAAAGCCGTGAAGGGGGGCGCGTAA
- the zapE gene encoding cell division protein ZapE, translated as MELPVNRALNARYDALVDSGEISEDPVQREAVRQLDLLNTRLAETRLASKKSSLGWLFANKKNQLWASVQGLYMWGGVGRGKTMLMDLFYEVTVIRRKRRVHFHEFMTDVHERIHQHRQAHKRGEVKGDDPIPPVAAQLADETRLLLFDEFSVTDIADAMILGRLFTQLFDRGVIVVATSNVEPSRLYKDGLNRQLFLPFVDMLKSKVEILHLDSPTDYRLEKLAGAPVYVTPLGAQADSQMDRLFAKLTHGMKPHSEELENKGRKIVVPVVASGAARFTFDDLCMQPLGASDYLRIAHAYGTVFLDNVPVLSKARRNEAKRFINLIDTLYDNGIKLVVSAEAEPQDLYVGEDGTEAFEFDRTASRLIEMRSEAYLAGERRQAHA; from the coding sequence ATGGAACTGCCGGTCAACCGCGCGCTCAACGCCCGCTACGATGCCCTTGTAGACTCCGGCGAGATTTCGGAAGACCCCGTTCAACGGGAGGCGGTGCGCCAGCTCGATCTCCTCAACACCCGCCTGGCCGAAACGCGGCTTGCGTCGAAGAAGAGTTCGCTTGGCTGGCTGTTTGCCAACAAGAAGAACCAGCTCTGGGCCTCCGTGCAGGGGCTCTACATGTGGGGCGGTGTCGGGCGCGGCAAGACCATGCTGATGGACCTCTTCTACGAGGTCACGGTCATCCGCCGCAAACGACGGGTCCATTTTCACGAATTCATGACCGATGTGCACGAGCGCATCCACCAGCACCGCCAGGCGCACAAGCGGGGCGAGGTCAAGGGCGACGACCCGATCCCGCCGGTGGCCGCCCAGCTCGCCGACGAAACCAGGCTGCTGCTGTTCGACGAGTTTTCCGTCACCGACATTGCCGACGCGATGATCCTCGGGCGGCTGTTCACTCAACTGTTCGATCGCGGCGTGATCGTCGTCGCGACGTCCAATGTCGAGCCGTCCCGGCTCTACAAGGACGGTCTCAACAGGCAGCTGTTCCTGCCCTTTGTCGACATGCTGAAATCGAAGGTCGAGATCCTGCACCTGGATTCGCCGACCGACTACCGGCTTGAGAAGCTGGCCGGTGCGCCGGTCTACGTCACGCCGCTGGGTGCCCAGGCCGACAGCCAGATGGATAGGCTGTTTGCCAAGCTGACCCATGGCATGAAACCGCACTCCGAAGAGCTGGAAAACAAGGGGCGCAAGATCGTCGTGCCGGTGGTCGCCTCCGGAGCGGCCCGGTTCACCTTCGACGATCTGTGCATGCAGCCGTTGGGGGCGAGCGATTACCTGCGCATTGCCCATGCCTACGGAACCGTGTTCCTGGACAATGTCCCGGTCCTGTCGAAGGCGCGGCGCAACGAAGCCAAGCGCTTCATCAACCTGATCGACACGCTTTACGATAACGGCATCAAGCTGGTTGTCTCGGCCGAGGCCGAGCCGCAGGATCTTTATGTCGGCGAGGACGGCACCGAAGCCTTCGAGTTCGACCGCACGGCGTCCCGGTTGATCGAGATGCGGTCGGAGGCGTACCTTGCGGGAGAAAGACGGCAAGCACACGCATAG
- a CDS encoding 2-oxoglutarate dehydrogenase E1 component, with protein sequence MARQEANNVFALTSLLYGANAAYIEDLYAQYKTDPNSVDAEWRDFFAAFQDEKEAVLKEARGATWKRKDWPIEANGDLVNAFDGNWGPIEQKIGDKLKKKAEAKGTPLSEPEVHQATRDSVRALMMIRAYRMRGHLHADLDPLGLAGKGDHEELHPSSYGFVEADWDRKIFIDHVLGLEYATIREMLEILKRTYCSTLGVEFMHISDPAAKAWLQERIEGPDKQVAFTAEGKKAILNKLIESEGFEKFLDVKYTGTKRFGLDGGEALIPALEQIIKRGGQMGLKEIVFGMAHRGRLNVLSQVMAKPHRAIFHEFKGGSYAPDDVEGSGDVKYHLGASSDRTFDGNDVHLSLTANPSHLEIVNPVVLGKARAKQDQLAANDKGNFIETTEVDRGTVLPLLLHGDAAFAGQGVVAECFGLSALRGHRTGGSVHVIINNQIGFTTNPRFSRSSPYPSDMAKVIEAPIFHVNADDPEAVVFAAKIAIEFRQTFHRPVVIDMICYRRFGHNEGDEPAFTQPIMYRKIRKHATTLQLYSDRLIKEGVLSQEEVDKMKADWRKHLDDEFDAGQAFKPNKADWLDGKWAGMKRADDEDDPRRGETGLPMEELKDIGRALTHVPEGFNIHRTIARFMKHRERMIETGEGIDWATAEALAFASLLKEGHPVRLSGQDCERGTFSQRHSVLYDQEDESRYIPLNHISPDQQRYEVINSMLSEEAVLGFEYGYSLTEPRALTMWEAQFGDFANGAQVLFDQFISSGERKWLRMSGLVCLLPHGYEGQGPEHSSARLERFLQLCAEDNMQVANCSTPANYFHILRRQLRRDIRKPLVLMTPKSLLRHKKAVSALSELGPNSTFHRLLWDDWGPNLNEESKLVPDDKIKRVVMCSGKVYYDLFEEREKRGINDVYLLRVEQLYPFPKKALMMELARFPQAEMVWCQEEPKNMGGWFFVEPYIEWVLGQIDAKHQRPRYAGRNAMASTATGLMSAHLAQLQAFLEEALGD encoded by the coding sequence ATGGCACGGCAGGAAGCGAACAACGTATTCGCACTGACGTCGTTGCTTTACGGCGCCAACGCAGCCTATATCGAAGACCTCTACGCTCAGTACAAGACGGATCCGAATTCGGTCGATGCCGAGTGGCGGGACTTCTTTGCCGCCTTCCAGGACGAGAAGGAAGCCGTCCTGAAGGAAGCGCGCGGGGCGACCTGGAAACGCAAGGACTGGCCGATCGAGGCCAATGGCGACCTGGTCAACGCCTTCGACGGCAACTGGGGGCCGATCGAGCAGAAGATCGGCGACAAGCTGAAGAAGAAGGCGGAAGCCAAGGGCACGCCGCTGTCGGAACCGGAAGTGCACCAGGCGACCCGCGACTCCGTGCGCGCGCTGATGATGATCCGCGCCTACCGCATGCGCGGCCACCTGCACGCCGATCTCGACCCGCTCGGCCTTGCCGGCAAGGGCGACCATGAAGAACTGCACCCGTCCTCCTACGGCTTTGTCGAAGCCGACTGGGACCGCAAGATCTTCATCGATCACGTGCTCGGTCTCGAATACGCCACCATCCGCGAGATGCTGGAAATCCTGAAGCGGACCTATTGTTCGACCCTCGGCGTCGAGTTCATGCATATTTCCGACCCGGCTGCGAAGGCCTGGCTTCAGGAACGCATCGAGGGCCCGGACAAGCAGGTGGCCTTCACGGCCGAAGGCAAGAAGGCGATCCTGAACAAGCTGATCGAATCCGAAGGCTTCGAGAAGTTCCTGGATGTCAAATACACCGGCACCAAGCGTTTCGGCCTGGACGGCGGTGAAGCGCTGATCCCGGCGCTCGAACAGATCATCAAGCGCGGCGGCCAGATGGGCCTCAAGGAAATCGTGTTCGGCATGGCGCACCGCGGCCGCCTGAACGTGCTTTCCCAGGTGATGGCCAAGCCGCACCGCGCCATCTTTCACGAATTCAAGGGCGGCTCCTACGCGCCGGACGACGTGGAAGGGTCGGGCGACGTCAAGTATCACCTCGGAGCCTCTTCGGACCGGACCTTCGACGGCAACGACGTCCACCTGTCGCTGACGGCGAACCCGTCGCACCTGGAAATCGTCAACCCCGTGGTGCTCGGCAAGGCCCGCGCCAAGCAGGATCAGCTTGCCGCCAACGACAAGGGCAACTTTATCGAGACCACGGAAGTCGATCGCGGCACCGTGCTGCCGCTCCTGCTCCATGGCGATGCGGCATTTGCCGGCCAGGGCGTGGTCGCCGAGTGTTTCGGCCTGTCGGCCCTGCGCGGGCACCGCACCGGCGGCTCGGTCCATGTGATCATCAACAACCAGATCGGCTTCACCACCAACCCGCGGTTCTCGCGCTCCTCGCCGTATCCCTCCGACATGGCGAAGGTGATCGAGGCACCGATCTTCCACGTGAATGCCGATGATCCGGAAGCCGTCGTGTTCGCGGCCAAGATCGCCATCGAGTTCCGCCAGACCTTCCATCGGCCTGTCGTCATCGACATGATCTGCTATCGCCGCTTCGGCCACAACGAGGGCGACGAGCCGGCGTTCACGCAGCCGATCATGTACCGCAAGATCCGCAAGCACGCGACGACCCTGCAGCTCTATTCGGACCGCCTGATCAAGGAAGGTGTCCTGAGCCAGGAGGAAGTCGACAAGATGAAGGCCGACTGGCGCAAGCATCTGGACGACGAGTTCGACGCGGGCCAGGCCTTCAAGCCGAACAAGGCCGACTGGCTGGACGGCAAATGGGCCGGCATGAAGCGGGCCGACGACGAGGACGATCCGCGTCGCGGTGAAACCGGCCTGCCGATGGAGGAACTGAAGGACATCGGACGCGCGCTGACCCACGTGCCGGAAGGCTTCAACATCCACCGGACCATTGCCCGGTTCATGAAACATCGCGAGCGCATGATCGAGACCGGTGAGGGCATCGACTGGGCGACCGCCGAAGCGCTTGCCTTCGCATCGCTTCTGAAGGAGGGGCATCCGGTTCGCCTGTCCGGTCAGGACTGCGAGCGTGGCACGTTCTCCCAGCGTCATTCGGTGCTGTACGACCAGGAAGACGAAAGCCGCTACATTCCGCTGAACCACATTTCGCCCGACCAGCAGCGCTACGAGGTCATCAACTCGATGCTGTCGGAAGAGGCGGTGCTCGGCTTCGAATACGGCTATTCGCTGACCGAGCCGCGTGCGCTGACCATGTGGGAAGCCCAGTTCGGCGACTTCGCCAACGGTGCGCAGGTCCTGTTCGACCAGTTCATCTCTTCCGGCGAACGCAAGTGGCTGCGCATGTCCGGCCTGGTCTGCCTGCTGCCGCATGGCTATGAAGGCCAGGGGCCGGAACACTCTTCCGCCCGCCTGGAGCGCTTCCTCCAGCTCTGCGCCGAAGACAACATGCAGGTGGCGAACTGCTCGACACCGGCCAACTACTTCCACATCCTGCGCCGCCAACTGCGCCGCGATATCCGCAAGCCGCTGGTTCTGATGACGCCGAAATCGCTTCTGCGCCACAAGAAGGCGGTGTCGGCCCTCTCAGAACTCGGACCGAACTCCACCTTCCACCGCCTGCTGTGGGACGACTGGGGTCCGAACCTCAACGAGGAAAGCAAGCTTGTTCCCGACGACAAGATCAAGCGGGTCGTCATGTGCTCGGGCAAGGTCTACTACGACCTGTTCGAGGAGCGCGAGAAACGCGGCATCAACGATGTCTACCTCCTGCGCGTCGAGCAGCTGTATCCGTTCCCGAAGAAGGCGCTGATGATGGAACTGGCGCGCTTCCCGCAGGCCGAGATGGTCTGGTGCCAGGAAGAGCCCAAGAACATGGGTGGCTGGTTCTTTGTCGAGCCCTATATCGAATGGGTTCTGGGACAGATCGACGCCAAGCACCAGCGTCCGCGCTATGCCGGCCGCAACGCGATGGCCTCGACCGCGACCGGTCTGATGTCCGCGCATCTGGCGCAGCTGCAGGCGTTCCTCGAAGAGGCGCTCGGAGACTAA